In Scyliorhinus canicula chromosome 8, sScyCan1.1, whole genome shotgun sequence, one DNA window encodes the following:
- the LOC119970214 gene encoding CXXC-type zinc finger protein 4-like, with translation MSAGRGFGCSGKACEQQEKPGKASVVLVDSDSEEERLSANRRQAGRGAGRPAAAGGSLWNGGELLWERRAAAMCTPRSRLPGAWPSEPQSPGALPPALGAISLPPGILIMTALHSPAAALAAMADGALQLASLPDCTALPQQAPPAASSQPAKKKRKRCGLCAPCRRLINCGECSSCRNRKTGHQICKLRKCEELKKKPGSSPERVIVPGGGEAFRWFF, from the coding sequence ATGTCTGCTGGAAGAGGCTTCGGCTGCTCCGGGAAGGCTTGCGAGCAGCAGGAGAAGCCGGGGAAGGCGAGCGTGGTGCTGGTGGACTCGGATTCCGAGGAGGAGAGGCTCTCGGCGAATCGCCGCCAAGCCGGGCGAGGGGCGGGGCGCCCGGCGGCAGCGGGGGGCTCGCTGTGGAACGGCGGCGAGCTGCTGTGGGAGAGGCGGGCGGCCGCCATGTGCACCCCCCGCAGCCGGCTGCCCGGCGCCTGGCCCAGCGAGCCGCAGAGCCCGGGCGCGCTGCCCCCCGCCCTGGGCGCCATCTCCCTGCCGCCCGGCATCCTCATCATGACCGCCCTGCACTCGCCCGCCGCCGCCCTGGCTGCCATGGCGGACGGCGCGCTGCAGCTGGCCAGCCTGCCGGACTGCACCGCCCTGCCTCAGCAGGCCCCGCCCGCTGCCTCCAGCCAGCCCGCCAAGAAGAAGAGGAAAAGGTGCGGGCTGTGCGCACCCTGCAGGAGGCTCATCAACTGCGGCGAGTGCAGCAGCTGCCGGAACCGCAAAACCGGCCACCAGATCTGCAAGCTGCGGAAATGTGAAGAGCTGAAGAAAAAGCCAGGCTCTTCACCAGAG